In Candidatus Baltobacteraceae bacterium, the DNA window GTGCAGTGCCTGGTACGCCTCGGCAACGCGATCGAGCGGATAGCGGGTCACGTGCGCGCGAATCCCGCCGCGCGCCGCCAACGCGATCAATTCCCGCATCTCGCCCATGCCGCCGAAGTACGGTGTGAAGACGCGCGCACCCCGGGCGATCCGCGCTTGTCCGTACGTCATCGTGCCGCCGCCGAGGCCGACGATCGTGAGGTCGCCGCCCGGGCGAACGAGTTTGCGGCCCAGATCGATCGTCGGTTGCAATCCGACGAAGTCTAGCACGAGGTCGGCCTGCTCGCCGTGGAGCAGCTCCATTGCTTCGCGCAGGGCGTTTTCGCCGGAGCGCACGGTCGCATCCGCACCGAGTTCCTTGGCCAGCGCGAGTTTGTCGTCGGAGATATCGATCGCGATTACACGCACCGCGGTCGTCGAACGCAGAATTTGCAACGCGAGGTGGCCGAGGCCGCCGATGCCGATGACGACCACGGTCGCATCGGGTGTCAGCAGCGCGCGGGAGCGATTGATTGCATGATAGGGCGTCATACCCGCGTCGGTGAGCGGCGCGGCTTCGACCGGATCCAAATCGCCGAGCGGAATGAGATAGCGCTCCGCGGGAACCAGGAGATATTCCGCCATGCCGCCGTCAACACCGAGACCGCAGGCGTTCATACTGCGAAACGTCATGCAGTAGTTTTCAAAGCCGGCGAGGCAGGTGCGGCATTTTCCGCAACCCAGGGCACAATACACGGCGACTTTGTCACCGGCTTTGACGCGATGGATACCGGCGCCGACCGCCTCGACCCAGCCCGTGCTCTCGTGGCCGAGTGTGAACGGCGGTTTGAAGAAGCTGGTCCCGGCGGCAGTCGCCGCGATCACGTGCAGATCGGAATGGCACGCGCCCGAGCCGGCAACCTTTACCAGCACTTGGCCCTCCGCCGGTTCGGGGACGGGCGCGTCGCGGATCAGCCTGGGACCGTCGTCAAAGAGCCGGTATGCGAGCATGATTGGTTCTTCGCCGGGGCTAACGGTACGCCCGGCATGAAGATCGACAAATTGCGCGAGCGTATCGAGTCGCTCGCCGCCGGAAAGGGCAACGTGCGCGGCCCGCAGGGACGCGCGATCGACGAGGTCATCGATGCGCTGGATGTCGGCGCGCTGCGTGCCGCCGAGCCGTCCGGTGACGACTGGGTCGTGAACGCGTGGGTCAAGCAGGCGATCCTGCTCTACTTCACGCGGCGCGAGGTAACGGTCATGGGTGACGCGCACGGATTACAATTCTTCGATAAGCTGCCGGTCAAGCGTAACTATAAGAAGCTCGGTGTCCGCTGCGTGCCTCCGGGCGTTGCCCGCTACGGCAGCTTTTTGGGGCGCAACGCGATCTTGATGCCCGCCTTCGTCAATGTCGGCGCGTACGTCGACGAAGACACGATGATCGATACCTGGGCGACGGTGGGTTCGTGCGCGCAGGTCGGTAAGGGCGTGCATCTTTCCGGCGGCGTCGGAATCGGCGGTGTGCTGGAGCCGCCGCAGGCGACCCCGGTCATCATCGAAGACGGCGCGTTCGTCGGTTCGCGCTGCATCGTCGTCGAGGGCGTGCGCGTCGAACGCGAAGCGGTGCTCGGTGCGGGGGTCGTCCTCACCGCAAGCACGCCGATCATCGACGTACGCGGCGGGCAGCCGGTAACGACGAAGGGCCGCATTCCGGCGCGGGCGGTCGTGATTCCGGGCTCGGTTCCCAAGCGCTTCGCGGCCGGCGAATACACCGTTCCGTGCGCGCTGATCATCGGTACGCGCAGCGAATCGACCGATCGCAAGACCTCGCTCAACTCCGTGCTGCGCGACTTCGAGGTAGCGGTGTGAATCCTCGCGTCCTGGAGATCTCGACCTCGATGATTCGCGAGGTGGCAGCGAAGCGGCGATCCGGCTCGATCGATTTGGGTCTGGGCGAGCCCTCGCTGAGCCCCAACCCGGAGCATTTCGCCTACGCGATGAGGTATGTCGAAAAGCACGGGATCAAGTATACGGCCAACGCCGGCGACCCCGCGCTGCGCGAGACGATTGCACGCCACTACGACTACCCGGGCATGCACGAGGCGCAGAACGTCTGCGTCACGACCGGCTCGCAAGAGGCCATGTACGTAACGATCAAGACGCTGCTCGATCCTGCCCGCGACGAATTGCTGATCGTCGAGCCGACGTTTCCGTCGTACGCCAAGATGGCGCGGCTCGAAGGAATCACGACGCGCAGCGTCGCGATGCGCGAATCGGACGATTTCGCGCTCGATGCCGAGCGCGTTCTCGCCGCAATCGGTGAACGCACACGCGCGATCGTGATCTGCTCGCCGAACAACCCGACGGGGCGCGTTCTGCACGCCGACCAAGCCGGCGCTCTCGTTCGCGGGCTCGAGACGCGCGCCAGCGACCCGGTCTGGCTGATCCATGACGAGATCTATCGCGAGCAAACCTTCATCGAAGACGAAGCCTATTTGGCCGAACGTTATCCGCATACGATCGCAACCAACTCGATCAGCAAGAGCAATGCGCTCACGGGTCTGCGTCTTGGCTGGTTGATCGGACCGGAAGCGTTCGTCGTCAACGCGATCAAGACGCATGCCTGGCTCACCTCGTGCACGGATACCTTTGCGCAGCAAGTGGCGCTGCACGTCTTCACCGAACTCGGCGGCGTCAACGAGCACGTTTCGTGGTATCGCGCGCAATGGGCCGGCGTGCTCGAGGCGCTGGAGCGCAGCGGCCTGCGCTTCATTCGCCCCGAAGGCAGTTTTTACGCGTGCGTGCGATTACCCGAAGGCGTGCGTTCGTTCGATGCGTCGATGCAGCTCGCGGACGAGTACGAGGTCCTGGCGATTCCCGGCGTCGCGTTCGGCGAGTCGTTCGAGGGCTGGTTGCGCCTGAGCTGGGTCGCGCCGCTCGATCGCGTGCGCGAGGGCATCAAACGCATCGCGAAATATTGCAAGGAGTACGTATGAGCGCGGAAGGCGCCCTCACATCGTCGTAACCGATTTGGTGACCAGATACGATTCGATTCCCTCGGTGCCGCCCTCGGAACCATAACCCGACTCCTTGACGCCGCCGAACGGAATCTCGGCCAGTGAAACGCCGAAGTGGTTCACGCCGATCATACCGGACTCGATGCCGCCGGTAAGCGCGATATGCTCGGAAACATCCTGCGTGAAGACGTACGCTGCAAGCCCGTAGGGTAACCGATTCGCTTCCGCGATCGCCTGTGGGATTTCGCGGAACGTGGTGATCGCGGCGACCGGACCGAAGGGCTCTTCGTTGAGAACGCGCGCATCGGCCGGAATATCGGTGAGCACGGTCGGTGGGTAGAAGAAGCCCGGTTGCTCGAGCGGTGCGCCCCCCAGCTGCACCGTTGCACCGCGCGCGAGCGCATCTTGCACCATCCCGTGGATCGAGCTGCGGCGCCGCTCGTTGGCCAGCGAACCCATCTGCGCGCCCTCTTCCAAGCCCGGCGCAACGCGAAGATCCGCGGCCGCGCGAATGAAACGCTCGGCGAATTGATCGTAGATGCTTTCTTGGACGATGAAACGCGAGGGCGAAACGCAGACTTGTCCGGCGTTGCGGAATTTCGCGGCTACGGACGCGGTGACCGCGCGATTGAGGTCGGCACGCTCGGTTACGACGACCGGTGCGTGCCCGCCGAGCTCGAGCGTCGCGCGCTTGACGCCCTGCGCCGCAAGCGCGGCGAGTTGTTTACCGACCGCGGTCGATCCCGTAAACGAGACCTTGCGCACGATCGGCGAGAGGATCAACGTCGACGAGATATGGGCCGGATCGCCGAAGAGCATCTGGGCCGCATTCTCGGGCAAGCCGGCATCGAGCAGGGCTTGCATCAACGCAAGCGCAGTTCCGGGTGTTTCCTCGGCGGGCTTGATGATGATCGAGCAGCCGGCGGCCAGTGCGCCCGAAAGTTTCCGTGCCGGGGTGAGCGCCGGAAAGTTCCACGGCGTGAAGGCGACCACGACGCCGACCGGATCTTGCATCACGATCTGACGAACTGCCGGTGAACGCGCGGGCACCACGCGTCCGTAGGCGCGCCGGCCCTCTTCGGCGTTCCAATCGAAGATGTCGGCGGCAGCCAACACCTCCAGCCGCGCCTCGGCCAGCACCTTACCCTGCTCGAGGGTCATCGTGCGCGCGATCGAATCGACGCGCTCGCGCATCAGCTCGGCCGTTCGGTGCAGGACCTTGGCGCGATCGTACGCGCTCGTCGCGCGCCAATGCTCGAAGCCGCGCGCAG includes these proteins:
- a CDS encoding NAD(P)-dependent alcohol dehydrogenase, translating into MLAYRLFDDGPRLIRDAPVPEPAEGQVLVKVAGSGACHSDLHVIAATAAGTSFFKPPFTLGHESTGWVEAVGAGIHRVKAGDKVAVYCALGCGKCRTCLAGFENYCMTFRSMNACGLGVDGGMAEYLLVPAERYLIPLGDLDPVEAAPLTDAGMTPYHAINRSRALLTPDATVVVIGIGGLGHLALQILRSTTAVRVIAIDISDDKLALAKELGADATVRSGENALREAMELLHGEQADLVLDFVGLQPTIDLGRKLVRPGGDLTIVGLGGGTMTYGQARIARGARVFTPYFGGMGEMRELIALAARGGIRAHVTRYPLDRVAEAYQALHDGSVDGRAVIVPNG
- a CDS encoding 2,3,4,5-tetrahydropyridine-2,6-dicarboxylate N-succinyltransferase yields the protein MKIDKLRERIESLAAGKGNVRGPQGRAIDEVIDALDVGALRAAEPSGDDWVVNAWVKQAILLYFTRREVTVMGDAHGLQFFDKLPVKRNYKKLGVRCVPPGVARYGSFLGRNAILMPAFVNVGAYVDEDTMIDTWATVGSCAQVGKGVHLSGGVGIGGVLEPPQATPVIIEDGAFVGSRCIVVEGVRVEREAVLGAGVVLTASTPIIDVRGGQPVTTKGRIPARAVVIPGSVPKRFAAGEYTVPCALIIGTRSESTDRKTSLNSVLRDFEVAV
- a CDS encoding pyridoxal phosphate-dependent aminotransferase, which translates into the protein MNPRVLEISTSMIREVAAKRRSGSIDLGLGEPSLSPNPEHFAYAMRYVEKHGIKYTANAGDPALRETIARHYDYPGMHEAQNVCVTTGSQEAMYVTIKTLLDPARDELLIVEPTFPSYAKMARLEGITTRSVAMRESDDFALDAERVLAAIGERTRAIVICSPNNPTGRVLHADQAGALVRGLETRASDPVWLIHDEIYREQTFIEDEAYLAERYPHTIATNSISKSNALTGLRLGWLIGPEAFVVNAIKTHAWLTSCTDTFAQQVALHVFTELGGVNEHVSWYRAQWAGVLEALERSGLRFIRPEGSFYACVRLPEGVRSFDASMQLADEYEVLAIPGVAFGESFEGWLRLSWVAPLDRVREGIKRIAKYCKEYV
- a CDS encoding NAD-dependent succinate-semialdehyde dehydrogenase, with the protein product MTATLPSYNELYLQVAGERIGAGMRATRPVLNPATGAILAELPIATDDDLARALAAAARGFEHWRATSAYDRAKVLHRTAELMRERVDSIARTMTLEQGKVLAEARLEVLAAADIFDWNAEEGRRAYGRVVPARSPAVRQIVMQDPVGVVVAFTPWNFPALTPARKLSGALAAGCSIIIKPAEETPGTALALMQALLDAGLPENAAQMLFGDPAHISSTLILSPIVRKVSFTGSTAVGKQLAALAAQGVKRATLELGGHAPVVVTERADLNRAVTASVAAKFRNAGQVCVSPSRFIVQESIYDQFAERFIRAAADLRVAPGLEEGAQMGSLANERRRSSIHGMVQDALARGATVQLGGAPLEQPGFFYPPTVLTDIPADARVLNEEPFGPVAAITTFREIPQAIAEANRLPYGLAAYVFTQDVSEHIALTGGIESGMIGVNHFGVSLAEIPFGGVKESGYGSEGGTEGIESYLVTKSVTTM